One genomic window of Mercenaria mercenaria strain notata chromosome 2, MADL_Memer_1, whole genome shotgun sequence includes the following:
- the LOC128549795 gene encoding uncharacterized protein LOC128549795 has product MAQRQVASYVTNMHHNTSSDTFMMDHLPSEALDLKVQLTMLKRKSKYFGWKLIQLQRELIKRRASIKCRKEDLLTRPEAYDRNQDFRDEPILLPEPQDSDWSTEGFHQLQADHRIHFPKLGSNMKKTAIKKFEMHTGYSVNNCGLVTCRKSPYLAATPDGVINEQTIVEVKCPYAWKEAIIQP; this is encoded by the exons ATGGCACAGAGACAGGTGGCCAGTTACGttacaaacatgcaccacaacaCCAGTAGCGATACTTTCATGATGGACCATTTGCCATCGGAAGCGCTAGACTTAAAGGTTCAGCTGACCATGTTAAAA aggaaatcaaaatattttggatgGAAACTTATACAATTACAGAGAGAATTAATAAAAAGAAGGGCATCAATCAAATGCAGAAAGGAAGATTTGTTAACAAg ACCTGAAGCATATGACAGAAATCAAGACTTCAGGGATGAACCTATTCTCCTACCAGAACCTCAGGATTCAGACTGGTCCACTGAAGGGTTTCATCAACTGCAAGCAGACCATAGGATCCACTTCCCTAAATTGGGaagcaatatgaaaaaaacagcaattaagaaatttgaaatgcATACCGGATATAGTGTCAACAACTGCGGTTTAGTCACATGTAGAAAAAGTCCTTATCTGGCTGCAACACCCGACGGAGTCATCAATGAACAAACAATAGTTGAGGTGAAATGTCCATATGCTTGGAAAGAGGCAATTATCCAACCTTGA